Proteins from a single region of Sphaerochaeta globosa str. Buddy:
- a CDS encoding PhzF family phenazine biosynthesis isomerase, whose product MQMRRLWQVDAFTTQAFSGNPAGVVYPSDGLSQEMMLRISRELNNSETAFIYQWEDADVQHIRFFTPKQEVPLCTHASVASYHILATELGLPPGSHQMLCEAGLLPITIEYETEHPTIYITQKEGLFGPILSEQQKQQLLSALRLSASALYEDLPLQIVSTGNAKVLVGLKSKQTLDTLFVQRDLLIALGSELGVPGFYLYTFDQAEGEVVAHTRMFSPGSGVEEDPVTGNAAGALALYLQQYTNRIHQGKAIFMQGEAIKRTGLVIVQVNQNRATVLGQACTVFEAMLNV is encoded by the coding sequence CCTTTACCACGCAAGCCTTTTCGGGCAACCCTGCAGGGGTTGTCTATCCCTCTGATGGCCTTAGCCAGGAGATGATGCTGAGGATAAGCAGAGAATTGAACAATAGTGAAACGGCGTTCATCTACCAATGGGAGGACGCTGACGTCCAACATATACGTTTCTTTACTCCCAAACAGGAAGTACCCCTTTGCACCCATGCAAGTGTGGCAAGCTACCACATTCTTGCAACCGAATTGGGACTTCCCCCAGGTTCTCACCAGATGCTCTGCGAGGCAGGATTGCTTCCTATTACCATAGAATATGAAACTGAACATCCAACTATATATATTACTCAAAAAGAAGGCTTGTTTGGGCCGATACTCTCAGAACAGCAGAAACAGCAACTTCTTTCGGCCTTACGGTTGTCGGCTTCAGCTCTGTACGAGGATTTGCCGTTGCAGATTGTCTCAACCGGAAATGCAAAAGTCTTGGTTGGACTGAAGAGCAAACAGACACTGGATACCCTTTTTGTACAACGGGACCTTTTGATCGCATTGGGATCTGAGCTCGGAGTCCCGGGCTTCTATCTGTATACGTTCGACCAGGCTGAGGGCGAGGTAGTCGCCCATACGCGCATGTTCAGTCCGGGAAGCGGAGTTGAAGAGGACCCGGTAACCGGCAATGCAGCCGGAGCTTTGGCGTTGTATCTGCAACAGTATACTAACCGTATCCATCAAGGGAAGGCGATATTCATGCAAGGTGAGGCAATAAAGAGAACAGGATTGGTTATCGTGCAAGTAAACCAAAACCGTGCCACGGTGCTTGGACAGGCCTGCACCGTGTTCGAAGCGATGCTGAATGTATAG